A window of Streptomyces gilvosporeus contains these coding sequences:
- a CDS encoding exonuclease domain-containing protein, which translates to MPPWYDGPLAAFDTETTGIDVEHDRIVSAALVVQETPRSAPRITRWLINPGVEIPEAATAVHGLTADHLALHGRWPAPVLEEVARALAAQSVAGRPLVVMNAPFDLTLLDRELKRHRASSLGAALGSHQLCVLDPRVLDKHLDRYRKGRRTLTDLCAHYEVELTDAHEAAADAVAALRVVRALGHRFAARLEGLQPGELHTRQAIWHAAQARGLQAWFARSGTPEPVDPHWPLRPALPAAA; encoded by the coding sequence ATGCCGCCCTGGTACGACGGTCCACTCGCCGCCTTCGACACCGAGACGACGGGCATCGATGTCGAGCACGACCGCATCGTCTCCGCGGCCCTGGTGGTCCAGGAGACCCCGCGCTCCGCCCCGCGGATCACCCGCTGGCTGATCAATCCGGGCGTGGAGATACCCGAGGCGGCGACCGCGGTGCACGGTCTGACCGCCGACCATCTCGCGCTGCACGGCCGCTGGCCGGCGCCGGTGCTGGAGGAGGTCGCGCGGGCGCTGGCCGCGCAGTCGGTGGCCGGCCGCCCCCTGGTCGTGATGAACGCCCCGTTCGATCTGACCCTGCTGGACCGCGAGTTGAAGCGCCACCGCGCCAGCTCGCTGGGCGCCGCGCTGGGCTCCCATCAGCTGTGCGTCCTCGACCCCCGGGTGCTGGACAAGCACCTCGACCGCTACCGCAAGGGCCGCCGTACCCTGACCGACCTGTGCGCCCACTACGAGGTCGAGCTGACCGACGCCCATGAGGCCGCCGCCGACGCCGTGGCCGCGCTGCGGGTCGTACGGGCCCTGGGCCATCGCTTCGCCGCCCGGCTGGAGGGGCTGCAACCGGGCGAGCTGCACACCCGCCAGGCGATCTGGCACGCCGCGCAGGCCCGTGGGCTCCAGGCGTGGTTCGCCCGCAGCGGCACCCCCGAGCCGGTCGACCCCCATTGGCCGCTGCGGCCCGCGCTCCCCGCGGCGGCCTGA
- a CDS encoding GNAT family N-acetyltransferase: MTTTLRPAGPEARHEDGGRARSYDVCVNSRRVGGIRLRTDARFGPVAGRIEALDIDRPDRHRGRATVAALAAEEVLRGWGCRQIEVTVPAASEAVVRLAAALGYTERSRRMTKALDAPPGLPEGSQERRMGAAEYPAWRAAAIAEHIRVQTALGVPRERAERASYEGHAEMLPDGPDTHGHALRILRHDGVDVGTLWLAVEIPGHPGGYVVDVRVDPAHRGRGHGRTLMLVAERLCLAAGQPVLGLTVYADNAPALGLYEALGYRPTAYELWKPIL; the protein is encoded by the coding sequence GTGACCACAACGCTGCGCCCCGCGGGACCCGAAGCACGCCATGAGGACGGGGGCCGGGCCCGTTCGTACGACGTCTGCGTCAACAGCCGCCGCGTCGGCGGGATCCGGCTGCGTACCGACGCCCGGTTCGGGCCGGTCGCCGGGCGGATCGAGGCGCTGGACATCGACCGCCCCGACCGGCACCGCGGCCGCGCCACCGTGGCCGCGCTGGCCGCCGAGGAGGTGCTGCGCGGCTGGGGCTGCCGGCAGATCGAGGTGACCGTCCCGGCAGCGTCCGAGGCCGTCGTACGGCTGGCCGCCGCCCTGGGCTACACCGAGCGCAGCCGCCGGATGACCAAGGCGCTGGACGCGCCGCCCGGGCTGCCCGAGGGCAGCCAGGAGCGCCGGATGGGCGCGGCGGAGTACCCGGCCTGGCGCGCGGCGGCGATCGCCGAGCACATCCGGGTGCAGACGGCTCTGGGCGTGCCCCGGGAGCGGGCCGAGCGGGCGTCGTACGAGGGGCACGCCGAGATGCTCCCGGACGGCCCGGACACCCACGGGCATGCGCTGCGCATCCTGCGGCACGACGGCGTGGACGTCGGCACGCTCTGGCTAGCGGTGGAGATCCCGGGACATCCGGGCGGCTACGTCGTCGACGTGCGGGTGGATCCCGCCCATCGCGGCCGGGGCCACGGCCGCACGCTGATGCTCGTCGCCGAGCGGCTGTGCCTCGCGGCGGGCCAGCCGGTGCTGGGACTCACCGTGTACGCGGACAACGCTCCGGCGCTGGGGCTGTACGAGGCGCTGGGCTACCGGCCGACCGCGTACGAGCTGTGGAAGCCGATCCTGTAG
- a CDS encoding SsgA family sporulation/cell division regulator has translation MNTTVSCELHLRLVVSSESSLPVPAGLRYDTADPYAVHATFHTGAEETVEWVFARDLLAEGLHRPTGTGDVRVWPSRSHGQGVVCIALSSPEGEALLEAPARALESFLKRTDAAVPPGTEHRHFDLDTELSHILAES, from the coding sequence ATGAACACCACGGTCAGCTGCGAGCTGCACCTGCGCCTCGTTGTGTCGAGCGAGTCCTCACTGCCTGTACCCGCGGGCCTGCGGTATGACACGGCCGATCCCTACGCCGTCCATGCCACCTTCCACACCGGAGCCGAGGAGACCGTCGAATGGGTTTTCGCCCGCGACCTCCTCGCCGAGGGCCTGCACCGGCCCACGGGCACCGGCGACGTCCGCGTATGGCCGTCCCGGAGCCATGGTCAGGGTGTTGTCTGCATCGCCCTGAGCTCTCCGGAAGGCGAAGCCCTGCTGGAGGCCCCGGCGCGGGCTCTTGAATCCTTCCTGAAGAGGACCGACGCCGCCGTACCGCCGGGTACGGAACACCGGCATTTCGATCTCGACACCGAGCTTTCCCACATCTTGGCGGAGAGCTGA
- a CDS encoding DsbA family protein, whose amino-acid sequence MNDATSAGPTPPPRPVLDVWCELQCPDCHAALDDLRALRERYGDRLDIRLRHFPLAKHKHAYAAAQAAEEATEQGRGWPYAEAVLARTEELAKGGEKLLLKVAGELGLDAEEMDTALIDGRHLLIVDADQAEGKAIGVTGTPTYVIGGERLDGGTSQEGLRARIEQIADRLLAERPAGQD is encoded by the coding sequence ATGAACGACGCCACCTCCGCCGGCCCCACTCCTCCCCCGCGCCCCGTCCTCGACGTGTGGTGCGAGCTCCAGTGCCCGGACTGCCATGCCGCCCTCGACGATCTGCGGGCGCTGCGCGAGCGCTACGGCGACCGGCTGGACATCCGGCTGCGCCACTTCCCGCTGGCCAAGCACAAGCACGCCTACGCCGCGGCCCAGGCGGCCGAGGAGGCCACCGAGCAGGGCCGGGGCTGGCCGTACGCCGAGGCGGTACTGGCGCGTACCGAGGAGCTGGCCAAGGGCGGCGAGAAGCTGCTGCTGAAGGTGGCCGGGGAGCTGGGGCTGGACGCCGAGGAGATGGACACCGCGCTGATCGACGGGCGGCATCTGCTGATCGTCGACGCCGACCAGGCGGAGGGCAAGGCCATCGGCGTGACCGGCACCCCGACGTATGTGATCGGCGGCGAGCGGCTGGACGGCGGCACGAGCCAGGAGGGGCTGCGCGCCCGCATCGAGCAGATCGCCGACCGGCTGCTGGCCGAGCGCCCCGCCGGGCAGGACTGA
- a CDS encoding aminotransferase class IV has protein sequence MKIWLDGGLRDADGARVSVFDHGLTVGDGVFETVKAERGRAFALTRHLERLATSARGMGLPEPDLDEVRRGCTAVLDANPMALGRLRITYTGGLSPLGSDRGDNGTTLVIAVSEAPRRPDTTAAVTVPWTRNERGALAGLKTTSYGENVVALARASELGASEALFANTVGQLCEGTGSNVFVVLDGELHTPPLHSGCLAGITRALTVTWAGAKETDLPLDVLERAEEIFLTSTLRDVQAVTRIDGRQLAERPGPVTAEAMRIFDEQAAADTDPR, from the coding sequence ATGAAGATCTGGCTCGACGGGGGACTGCGGGACGCCGACGGTGCCCGCGTCTCGGTCTTCGACCACGGGCTGACGGTCGGCGACGGTGTCTTCGAGACCGTCAAGGCCGAGCGCGGACGTGCCTTCGCCCTCACCCGCCACCTCGAACGCCTGGCCACCTCCGCCCGGGGCATGGGCCTGCCGGAACCCGATCTCGACGAGGTGCGCCGCGGCTGCACGGCCGTCCTGGACGCCAACCCGATGGCGCTCGGCCGGCTGCGGATCACCTACACCGGCGGGCTCTCCCCGCTCGGCTCGGACCGCGGCGACAACGGCACCACGCTGGTCATCGCGGTCTCCGAGGCGCCCCGCCGCCCCGACACCACCGCCGCCGTCACCGTCCCCTGGACCCGTAACGAACGCGGTGCGCTCGCGGGCCTGAAGACCACCTCGTACGGCGAGAACGTCGTCGCACTCGCCCGCGCCAGCGAACTGGGCGCCTCCGAGGCGCTGTTCGCCAACACCGTCGGACAGCTCTGCGAGGGCACCGGCTCCAACGTCTTCGTCGTCCTGGACGGCGAACTGCACACCCCGCCGCTGCACTCCGGGTGCCTGGCGGGCATCACCCGCGCCCTGACGGTCACCTGGGCGGGCGCCAAGGAGACCGATCTGCCGCTGGACGTCCTGGAGCGCGCCGAGGAGATCTTCCTGACCTCCACCCTGCGCGATGTCCAGGCGGTGACCCGGATCGACGGGCGCCAACTGGCGGAGCGGCCGGGCCCGGTGACCGCCGAGGCCATGCGGATCTTCGACGAGCAGGCGGCCGCCGACACCGATCCCCGGTGA
- a CDS encoding DUF4365 domain-containing protein, producing the protein MTLAQPEPGAQRITPQRGALAMTACMETLQVGYLHAVAAASGCSLAQPFPDNGIDWHVSHAAPDHTVDDEVTIKVQLKCTYQTAPCPPGPTFAFTLDNDHLVKLARTPVSVHKILVVMLVPRTRDDWLHAGHDRLELRHCCYWINLAGHPVTGRRRTTVRIPTTRIFDDRALVEIMTRVGAGGRP; encoded by the coding sequence ATGACACTCGCGCAGCCGGAGCCGGGCGCTCAGCGGATCACCCCGCAGCGCGGCGCACTCGCCATGACTGCCTGCATGGAGACCCTCCAGGTGGGCTATCTGCACGCCGTCGCCGCCGCCTCCGGGTGCTCCCTGGCGCAGCCCTTCCCGGACAACGGAATCGACTGGCACGTCAGCCACGCCGCGCCGGACCACACCGTCGACGACGAGGTCACCATCAAGGTGCAGCTCAAATGCACCTACCAGACCGCCCCCTGCCCACCGGGCCCGACCTTCGCCTTCACCCTCGACAACGACCACCTGGTGAAGCTGGCCCGTACGCCCGTATCGGTGCACAAGATCCTGGTCGTGATGCTGGTGCCCCGCACCCGGGACGACTGGCTGCACGCCGGCCACGACCGCCTCGAACTGCGTCACTGCTGCTACTGGATCAATCTGGCCGGACACCCCGTGACCGGCCGGCGCAGGACCACTGTGCGGATTCCGACCACGCGGATCTTCGACGACCGAGCGCTCGTGGAGATCATGACGCGGGTCGGGGCGGGAGGGAGACCCTGA
- the thrS gene encoding threonine--tRNA ligase, producing MSDVRVTVQRDSEREERVVTTGTTAADLFQGERSIVAARVAGELKDLAYEIADGDEVEPVEITSDDGLNILRHSTAHVMAQAVQELFPEAKLGIGPPIKDGFYYDFDVETPFHPDDLKRIEKKMQEIQKRGQKFARRAVSDDAAREELVDEPYKLELIGLKGSAADAAEGASAEVGAGQLTIYDNLDAKTGELCWKDLCRGPHLPSTRVIPAFKLMRSAAAYWRGSEKNKQLQRIYGTAWPTKDELKAYLEFLAEAEKRDHRKLGAELDLFSFPEELGPGLAVFHPKGGVIRKVMEDYSRKRHEDSGYEFVNTPHLSKERLFEISGHLPHYGEAMFPAIEFDEQNYRLKAMNCPMHNLIFKSRGRSYRELPLRLFEFGTVYRYEKSGVVHGLTRSRGFTQDDSHIYCTKEQMPEELDTLLTFVLDLLRDYGLNDFELELSTRDPESDKFIGSDEDWEEATEALRQAAEKQGLPLVPDPGGAAYYGPKISVQATDAIGRSWQMSTLQVDFNQPKRFGLEYTAADGSKQQPVMLHRALFGSIERFFGVLLEHYAGAFPAWLAPVQAIGIPIGDAHVPYLEEFARQAKAKGLRVEVDASSDRMQKKIRNAQKSKVPFMILAGDEDMAAGAVSFRYRDGSQKNGIPRDEAIAEILDIVERRVQV from the coding sequence GTGTCAGACGTCCGTGTGACCGTCCAACGCGATTCCGAGCGGGAAGAACGCGTGGTGACCACGGGCACTACGGCCGCCGACCTCTTCCAGGGCGAGCGCAGCATCGTCGCCGCGCGGGTGGCCGGGGAGCTGAAGGACCTGGCCTACGAGATCGCCGACGGCGACGAGGTCGAGCCGGTCGAGATCACCTCCGACGACGGTCTGAACATCCTGCGGCACTCCACCGCGCACGTGATGGCACAGGCCGTGCAGGAGCTGTTCCCGGAGGCGAAGCTCGGCATCGGCCCGCCCATCAAGGACGGCTTCTACTACGACTTCGACGTCGAGACCCCCTTCCACCCGGACGATCTCAAGCGCATCGAGAAGAAGATGCAGGAGATCCAGAAGCGCGGGCAGAAGTTCGCGCGCCGGGCCGTCAGCGACGACGCCGCCCGCGAGGAGCTGGTCGACGAGCCGTACAAGCTCGAGCTGATCGGCCTCAAGGGCTCCGCGGCGGACGCCGCCGAGGGTGCCTCCGCCGAGGTCGGCGCCGGGCAGCTGACCATCTACGACAACCTCGACGCCAAGACCGGCGAGCTGTGCTGGAAGGACCTGTGCCGCGGTCCCCACCTGCCCAGCACCCGGGTGATCCCCGCCTTCAAGCTCATGCGGTCGGCCGCCGCGTACTGGCGCGGCAGCGAGAAGAACAAGCAGCTCCAGCGCATCTACGGCACCGCCTGGCCGACCAAGGACGAGCTCAAGGCGTATCTGGAGTTCCTCGCCGAGGCCGAGAAGCGCGACCACCGCAAGCTGGGCGCCGAGCTGGACCTGTTCTCCTTCCCGGAGGAGCTGGGCCCCGGCCTCGCGGTGTTCCACCCCAAGGGCGGCGTCATCCGCAAGGTCATGGAGGACTACTCCCGCAAGCGGCACGAGGACTCGGGCTACGAGTTCGTGAACACCCCGCACCTCTCGAAGGAGCGCCTCTTCGAGATCTCCGGGCACCTGCCGCACTACGGCGAGGCGATGTTCCCGGCCATCGAGTTCGACGAGCAGAACTACCGCCTCAAGGCGATGAACTGCCCGATGCACAACCTGATCTTCAAGTCGCGGGGCCGGTCCTACCGTGAACTGCCGCTGCGTCTCTTCGAGTTCGGCACCGTCTACCGCTACGAGAAGTCGGGTGTGGTGCACGGCCTGACCCGCTCGCGCGGCTTCACGCAGGACGACTCGCACATCTACTGCACCAAGGAGCAGATGCCCGAGGAGCTCGACACGCTCCTGACCTTCGTGCTCGACCTGCTGCGCGACTACGGTCTGAACGACTTCGAGCTGGAGCTCTCCACCCGCGATCCCGAGTCCGACAAGTTCATCGGTTCGGACGAGGACTGGGAGGAGGCCACCGAGGCGCTGCGCCAGGCGGCCGAGAAGCAGGGCCTTCCGCTGGTCCCGGACCCGGGCGGCGCCGCGTACTACGGCCCGAAGATCTCGGTGCAGGCCACAGACGCTATCGGCCGGTCCTGGCAGATGTCGACACTCCAGGTCGACTTCAACCAGCCCAAGCGGTTCGGCCTGGAGTACACCGCGGCGGACGGCTCCAAGCAGCAGCCGGTCATGCTGCACCGCGCACTGTTCGGCTCGATCGAGCGGTTCTTCGGCGTGCTGCTGGAGCACTACGCGGGCGCGTTCCCGGCGTGGCTGGCCCCGGTGCAGGCGATCGGCATCCCGATCGGCGATGCGCACGTTCCGTACCTGGAGGAGTTCGCCCGGCAGGCGAAGGCCAAGGGGCTGCGGGTCGAGGTGGACGCGTCGTCCGACCGGATGCAGAAGAAGATCAGGAACGCCCAGAAGAGCAAGGTCCCGTTCATGATCCTCGCCGGTGACGAGGACATGGCGGCCGGTGCGGTGTCCTTCCGCTACCGCGACGGGTCGCAGAAGAACGGCATCCCGCGGGATGAGGCGATCGCCGAGATCCTGGACATCGTGGAGCGCCGCGTCCAGGTGTGA
- a CDS encoding CGNR zinc finger domain-containing protein: MLITHDTRCALDAVVDLLNTAPEGEAPGAPDALPGLPALEEFVRRHNISDVGILGEADLRAVRELRSRLAGVFAARDDREAAELLNALVASAGTTPQLTDHDGYNWHVHYFAPGASVADHLAADGGMALAFIVVAGERERLRHCEAPDCRHAFVDLSRNRSRRYCDSRTCGNRLHVAAYRARQRDAAG, encoded by the coding sequence GTGCTGATCACTCATGACACCCGGTGCGCGCTCGATGCAGTGGTCGATCTGCTCAACACCGCGCCGGAGGGCGAGGCGCCCGGTGCCCCGGACGCCCTCCCCGGCCTCCCGGCGCTCGAGGAGTTCGTACGGCGCCACAACATCAGCGATGTCGGCATCCTCGGGGAGGCCGATCTGCGGGCCGTACGGGAACTGCGCTCGCGGCTGGCCGGGGTCTTCGCCGCCCGGGACGACCGCGAGGCCGCCGAGCTGCTGAACGCGCTGGTCGCCTCGGCCGGCACCACCCCGCAGCTGACCGATCACGACGGCTACAACTGGCACGTCCACTACTTCGCACCGGGCGCCTCGGTCGCCGACCATCTGGCCGCGGACGGCGGGATGGCGCTGGCGTTCATCGTCGTCGCCGGGGAGCGCGAGCGGTTGCGGCACTGCGAGGCACCGGACTGCCGGCACGCCTTCGTCGACCTCTCCCGTAACCGCTCCCGCCGCTACTGCGACAGCCGCACCTGCGGCAACCGGCTGCATGTCGCGGCCTACCGGGCCCGGCAGCGGGACGCGGCCGGCTGA
- a CDS encoding TIGR02611 family protein, whose protein sequence is MNTESNEGSEGGGEDTGPALGSRAPHFIRRSRALHLSWQVGVFLLGLAVVVAGVIMLPLPGPGWLVIFAGMALWATEFVWAQLVLRWTKRKVTEAAKKALDPKVRRRNIILTTIGVVIIVALLAIYVGKFGPVLPWHVGQ, encoded by the coding sequence ATGAATACGGAGAGTAACGAGGGGTCGGAGGGTGGCGGGGAGGACACCGGTCCGGCGCTCGGTTCGCGGGCGCCGCACTTCATCCGGCGCTCCCGTGCGCTGCACCTGAGCTGGCAGGTCGGCGTCTTCCTCCTCGGCCTCGCGGTGGTGGTCGCCGGCGTGATCATGCTGCCGCTGCCCGGCCCCGGCTGGCTGGTGATCTTCGCCGGTATGGCGCTGTGGGCGACCGAATTCGTTTGGGCCCAGCTGGTGCTGCGCTGGACCAAGCGAAAGGTCACCGAGGCGGCAAAGAAAGCACTCGACCCGAAAGTGCGCCGCCGCAACATCATTCTCACGACCATCGGCGTGGTGATCATCGTCGCGCTGCTGGCGATCTATGTGGGAAAGTTCGGCCCCGTCCTGCCGTGGCACGTCGGCCAGTGA
- a CDS encoding chorismate-binding protein, with protein sequence MARFGGLIATDLRDVTSDPAALDSTGWWAVVADFEGGVVCARFGDVRPAGPADEPAPGGWAGPAREDWRSSMDRDAYTAGVRSVRDYIAAGEVYQVNLCRVLSAPLPDPARSDVDALSAVLAHGNPAPYAGTVRLPAHGVEVASASPELFLRRTGRTVESGPIKGTGRTAADLSEKDRAENVMIVDLVRNDLGRVCATGTVTVPALCAVEPHPGLVHLVSTVRGELDGAHEASAWADLLAATFPPGSVTGAPKSSALRIIDELETAPRGPYCGGIGWVDADRRTGELNVGIRTFWIDRAASGGPVLRFGAGAGIIWDSDPEREWAETELKAERLLAVASGVHEVSGGRR encoded by the coding sequence ATGGCCCGCTTCGGCGGCCTGATAGCCACCGACCTGCGAGATGTCACATCCGATCCCGCGGCCCTGGACTCCACGGGCTGGTGGGCGGTGGTCGCCGACTTCGAAGGGGGTGTCGTCTGTGCCCGCTTCGGTGACGTACGGCCGGCCGGTCCCGCCGACGAGCCCGCGCCCGGCGGCTGGGCAGGCCCGGCCCGCGAGGACTGGCGCAGCTCCATGGACCGCGACGCCTACACCGCCGGGGTGCGCAGCGTGCGGGACTACATAGCAGCGGGCGAGGTCTATCAGGTGAACCTCTGCCGGGTGCTGTCCGCGCCGCTGCCCGACCCCGCGCGCAGCGATGTGGACGCGCTGTCCGCGGTGCTGGCCCACGGCAACCCCGCCCCCTACGCCGGTACGGTGCGGCTGCCCGCCCATGGCGTCGAGGTGGCCTCCGCCTCTCCGGAGCTGTTCCTGCGGCGCACGGGCCGTACGGTCGAGTCCGGGCCGATCAAGGGGACCGGCCGGACGGCCGCGGATCTGTCCGAGAAGGACCGGGCGGAGAACGTGATGATCGTCGACCTGGTCCGCAACGACCTGGGTCGGGTCTGCGCCACGGGCACGGTGACCGTCCCGGCACTGTGCGCCGTCGAACCGCACCCCGGCCTGGTCCACCTGGTCTCCACCGTGCGCGGCGAACTGGACGGGGCGCACGAGGCGAGCGCCTGGGCGGATCTGCTGGCCGCCACCTTCCCGCCCGGTTCCGTCACCGGAGCCCCCAAGTCCAGCGCGCTGCGGATCATCGACGAGCTGGAGACCGCGCCCCGCGGCCCATACTGCGGCGGCATCGGCTGGGTCGATGCGGACCGCCGCACCGGCGAGCTCAATGTCGGCATCCGGACGTTCTGGATCGACCGCGCCGCATCGGGCGGGCCCGTCCTGCGCTTCGGCGCCGGCGCGGGCATCATCTGGGACTCCGATCCGGAGCGGGAGTGGGCCGAGACCGAATTGAAGGCGGAACGGCTGCTCGCGGTAGCGTCGGGCGTGCACGAGGTGAGCGGAGGACGACGATGA
- a CDS encoding SRPBCC family protein, whose translation MPAWSSRLHRYRFRSEWLLAAPPAVVYAVLERAEAYPRWWPQVREVTPLDEHSGLARFRSRLPYELSVVATERIRDPGAGVLEITLRGDLGGWARWTIRPGHGGTRVVFEQDVEVCKPLLRCLALPGRPLFRLNHALMMRAGRRGLAAWLARG comes from the coding sequence ATGCCCGCCTGGTCCAGCCGACTGCACCGCTACCGCTTCCGTAGCGAGTGGCTGCTCGCCGCCCCGCCCGCCGTCGTCTACGCCGTCCTCGAACGCGCCGAGGCCTACCCCCGCTGGTGGCCGCAGGTGCGCGAGGTGACCCCCCTCGACGAGCACAGCGGACTGGCCCGCTTCCGCAGCCGGCTGCCGTACGAGCTGTCGGTCGTGGCCACCGAGCGGATACGGGATCCGGGGGCGGGCGTGCTGGAGATAACGCTCCGCGGAGACCTGGGCGGCTGGGCGCGCTGGACGATCCGCCCTGGTCACGGCGGGACCCGGGTGGTCTTCGAGCAGGACGTCGAGGTCTGCAAACCGCTGCTGCGCTGCCTGGCGCTGCCGGGGCGGCCGCTGTTCCGGCTCAACCACGCGCTGATGATGCGCGCCGGGCGCCGCGGCCTGGCCGCCTGGCTGGCCCGGGGCTGA